From the Mammaliicoccus sciuri genome, the window GATATGAATTGAAACATAAACCATTACTCGTAGCTGTTCAACCTGAGCATGTGAAACATATGGCGATGCTTATTAACAATTGGACAGACGATATCGTTATAAGTAGCCGTGATTTTTCATTATTAACTGAAGAAGATAAAGCGTTTATTGAAAGTAAACATATCACATTAGTGGAAAGCGAAGTAGCGGAATTTAAACATCATGAAGGACAAATTAATGAAGTTATCTTTAAAAATGGTGAACGTATCAATAGAAGCGGTGCAATCATTGGTGTGAAGTGGGATACTGATTTTGAATTTTTAAAAGCGTCCGATATTGAAAGAGAAGACAACGGAAAAATAAAAATTAATGAGTTAGGTGAATCATCTATACCAGGATTGTTTGTAGCAGGTGAAAGTAAAGATTTCATGGCATCTCAACTAATAGACGCAGCAGCAAATGGTAATCAAGTCGCAAAATTTGTAGCAATGCAAATCATTATGGAATCATAAATAAAAACAGGCTGGGACATAATGTAATGTCTTAGCCTGTTTTAGAATGCTTATTTTTTAGTTATTTTAATATTAATTTCAAAGTCACCAAATTGAACATTGCGATGTTCAGAATCTGAAGTTGGTTGAAGTATTGTATTCTCAACTCTGCATAATTCTTGGATTAAAGCGTTCTTCTTCTGAGTCTTACCTATTGAACCTGAATAACTTCTTGGTGGATTTGCCTGCAATTCTAATAGTTCTGATAAAATATCGTCTCTTGTTCTCATATTTATTGCCTCCTAATTTGATAGTTACAATAAAACAGCTCATCTTAAGATTAAGAAGAGCTGTTTAGAGAATCTTCTTATCTTTCAAGTTAAACTTGTTGGATTTAGCACAGTACATACGCCTGTTGCTGAGGTTTCATCGGGCCAATTCCCTCCGCCTACTCTTAATAAGACTACGAGCTATTTTATTGTTTCTTAATCATAACGAATTAATTGTATTTTGCCTAATTTTTAAAATCTAAATGTTTAAAAGGTTTGAGGTGGTCTATATATTAACTGAATATGAAGCATAGGAGGAATAGATTATGAAGTATAAAATGCTTTCTTTATTGTTGTCAGCAGGTATCGTGTTAGCAGCATGTGGTAATGGTGACGGTGATAACAATGATAAAAAAGAAAATCAAAATGATGAAAAAACAGAACAAACAACTAAAGAAAATAGTAACGACGATCAAAATACAGATGACCAAGATTCAGACGATGATCAAAACACAGATGATGATCAAAGTTCAGACAAAGCAACTAAAAATACAGTTAAATGGGATGACATTAAAGTCTCTCCTGAAGATGCTGTAAAAGCTGCACAAAAAGAATCAAAAGGTGAACTTAAAGATCTATCTTTTGAAAAAGAAACAGGCGAGTGGAGTTATAAAGTTGAATTAGCTGATGGAACAAATGAAAATAAAGTACTGATAAATGCAGATGATAAATCTGTTACGAATGTTGAAAAAGAACAAGAAGATAGTGATGATAATGATCAAACATTCAAATTATCAGATGTTGCTAAATTCGAAGATGCACTTAAAGTAGCACGAGACAAAGCTAAAGGTGATATTAAAGAATGGTCACTAAGTGAAGATAATGGCAAACTTGTTTATTCTATTGAGTTAAAAGAAGGTAATAAAGAATCAACAGAATTTACAATTGATGCTAAGTCTAAAGAAATTCTTGAACAAGAAACAGATTAATTTATTAAGAACATAGGATAATTCATTTTATCCTATGTTTTTTTATGTTTATTTATTGATTATCATTCTCAATTAGCATTTCGCATGAAGTTTGAAAAAATTTCATTACATAAATACTATAGGTACAGCCTTATATTTGTATTTTCTATGAATTCTATAAAATTTTTATTGACTATTGCACATTATAGGCATAAATTAAAGATAATAATGATAATCAATTAGATAGGAAGTGTTATGATGAAAAAGTTAGCAACAACTTTATTAGCAAGTACTTTAATTTTAACAGCGTGTGGGAATAGCGCTGATAAGAAAGAAAATGAAGATAAAAAAGAAACAAAGGAAACGAAAAAGTCTGAAAAAGCGGATTTCTCTAAAGAAACTAAAGCTTATAAAGATTTTACAACAGAACAATTAGATAAATTCTTAGCTGATACTGAAAAGTTCGTTGAAGCGGTTAAAGCAGACGATATCGAAAAAGCTAAAGAAATTTATCCTAAAGCGCGTATGTACTATGAAAGATCTGAGCCAGTTGCTGAAAGTTTCGGTGATTTAGATCCGAAAATTGATGCACGTTTAGCAGATATGAAAGAAGAAAATAAAGAAGACGAATGGTCAGGTTACCACAAAATTGAAAAAGCATTATGGGAAGATAATACAACTAAAGATATGGCACCAGTTGCTGATCAATTATTAAAAGACACTAAAGAGTTACGTGCAAAAGTAGATACAGTAGATGTGACACCTAAATTAATGTTACAAGGTTCAATCGACTTATTAAATGAAGTATCTAGCTCAAAAATTACAGGTGAAGAAGAAATTTATTCACACACAGATTTATATGACTTTAAAGCAAACATCGAAGGGGCAGAAAAAATCTTTGAAATATTTAAAGATAAAGTAGCAGATAAAGATAAAAAGCTTGCTGATACAACTCAAGAAAGATTCGATAATGTTAATAAATTATTAGATCAATATAAGACTAAAGATGGTGGATATGAAGACTATACGAAACTATCTAAAGATGAAACGAAAAAACTTTCTGAAGCTGTTGATAAATTAGGGGAATCTTTAAGTCAAATGGCTGTTATTACGGAGTGATGATTGATGTCTAATAATGAAAATCATATAGCTAGAAGAGATTTTCTAAAACTCGCTGGTGTTGGTGGTGCAGGTCTACTGATAGGTTCTACAGGTGTAGGCGGTACTTTTCTTGCATCTCAATACTTTGCTAAAGATAAAACAGGCGTAAAAAATAAAATCAATTTCTATGGTAAATATCAGTCTGGCATCACGACAGAACAACAAAAACACATTTACTTTGTCGTTCTAAGCATTAATAAAATGTCAATTTTAGATGTTAAAGAAATGTTTAAAGTATGGACAAATTATAGTGTTCATTTAATGAATGGTGAATATGTAAAAGAGATTGGTAAAAACAAAATGTTACCAAGTCCAGATACAGGGGAGACGATTGGCTTAGACGCCAGTCGTCTGTCTCTTACTTTTGGTATAAGCCCTTCATTCTTTGAAAAAGTTGGATTGAAAAAGCATAAACCAGATTTATTAAAAGATTTACCACATTTTCCTAAAGATCAAATTGATGAAGACTATTCAGGTGGAGACATTTGTATACAAGCATGCTCAGATGATCCACAAGTTAATTTTCATGCCATTAGAAATTTAATTAGAGTGGCTAAAGGTGAAGTTTCAATGAAGTGGAGCCAAGCAGGATTTAACTCATTTGAAGAAAAGGATGGTAAGAAAGAAACACCTAGAAATTTATTCTCTTTTAAAGATGGAACAGGTAATCCTAATGTCCAAAATAAAAGTGATTTGAATGAATACGTCTTTATACAAGATGGTTGGGCTAAAAATGGTTCATATTTAGTCGCAAGAAGAATTCAAATGTTGTTAGAAACATGGGATAGAACGGCTTTAGGTGAACAAGAAGCCACATTTGGTAGATACCGTCATTCTGGTGCGCCAATTGGTAAAGAAAAAGAATTTGATACATTTGACCCTGATATAAAAGATAAAAATGGCGAGAACTTGATAGAAAAAGAATCGCATGTCAGTTTAGCAAAAGCATCTAAAACGAATTTATTAAGAAGATCTTTTTCATATTCAGATGGTATAAACGCAAACACAGGTGCTTTTGATGCAGGATTACTCTTCCTAGCATTTCAAAAATCACCGGAACAATTTATTAAAATCCAAAATAAAATGGGTGCTATTGATAAATTAAATGAATATATTACACATCGAGGTTCAGGTATTTTTCTATGTTTACCAGGTGTCCAAGAAGGAGGATATTTAGGTGAAACGTTATTCAATCGTATTTAGTTTAGTTGCAATACTATTTATGCTACTATCTTTGACCGCTAAAGCAGAAACGAGCTTAAGCGATATTTATATTAGTGTGACAGATGCCAAATCTGCGATACAAGATAAAGACGAAAAGGCATTCGACAAGCATTTCAAAGAGATTAAAGATAATTGGCAAAGTACGAATAAAAAAGACCATAAACTTGTGAAAAAAATAGATCAAGATATCGAAAAAATTGAAAAAACAACGTCTCAAAAAGATAGAGAAAGTGCGCTAAATACACTGACTTCTGATTTAATTGATTATGAAAAAGTATTAAATCCTGTTGATAAAAAGAAGAAACGAGATCAGTTACAAAATGAAATGCAGCCATTGATTAAAAATATAACAAAGGCGATCTCAGATAAAGATTTTGAAAAAGCAAAAACGATTAACAATCAATTAAATGCGACTTGGACAAAGAATGAAAAAATTGTTCGAGAAGAAGATATTGGCAGATATGGTCAAGTTGAAACTGCATTAATGTTTACAAGAATTGAATTAACGAAAGATAAAGTAGATGCGAATAGTGCACAAATGCAAGTCGATCAATTGAAAAAAGAACTTGATGATTATCATGCAGGGAAAAAATCAGATGCTAAAACAAGTGATCAAGATGTTAACATTTTAAATGAACATTTAGATACTGCGATTAAAAATATCAAAAATGATGATTTAGCTAAATCAAAGCAAGCGTTACAACAATTTATTATTGCATGGCCAAATGTTGAGAGTGAAATTAGCACGAGAAATGGTGCGTTGTACACTAAAATAGAACAAAAAATTCCTCAATATGCAGGTCAACTTGATGAAGATAATAAAGATGATATTGGTAGCCAATTAGAAACGCTCAATCAAGAAATTAAATCAACCATTTCTAAGACGAGCTATACATTTTGGGATGCAGCTTTAATCTTATTACGTGAAGGTGTAGAAGCACTGCTCATTATAATGGCGTTACTTACTGTAACACGTAAATCTGAACAAACAAAAGCATCAAGATGGATTGTTACAGGTAGTGTCATTGGTATTGTATTAAGTATTGCGTTAGCTTTCATATTTAAAGCGATATTTGAAAACTTAGGTTCAACAAGAGAATTAACAGAAGGTTTAGTAGGTATTGGATCTGTGATATTAATGATCATCGTAGGTATCTGGTTGCACTCTAAATCTAGTTTAGATTCGTGGCAGAACTTCATCAACAAAAATATGGATAAAGCTATGTCTACAGGAAGTATCGTTACTTTCGGGTTAGTCGCTTTCCTATCCGTATTTAGAGAAGGTGCAGAGACGATTATCTTCTATTTAGGTATCGTTGGGAAAATCTCAACATGGTCATTAATATTAGGTATAATCGTCGCATCCGTCATACTGTCGTTAATCGCAATCTTCTTTAACCAAATTACAAAATGGATACCAATACATCGCTTATTCTTAATCATGTCATTATTCATATTTATATTGGCATTTAAAATATTAGGCGTAAGTATTCATACATTACAAATATTAAACATAGTACCACAACATACAATTAATCACTTACCATTTATAGACTTAATAGGATTTTATCCAACATACGAAACATTGATACCACAATTAGCATTAGTCATTTTAGTTGTGATTTACTACACAATGAGTAAGAAAAAATAGAGTAATTTTAAAACGCTAAGACAAGCCATTTGTCTTAGCGTTTTTTAGTTTGTCATCAAAGACTTAAAATTTAGTGGCATTTTTTATGCGCATGCTTTCCGTGGGCATGTTCTCAGCCTGTAGTCTTCGAATCATGCTGTTCCCGCAGGAGTCAGCGCTAAAAAATACCATTTGAAATGATTTATGTTTCAGATGTAGTACTTAAAAATCAATTTAGTTTTCGTGGTAATTGACATAATAAACTTGATCAATAAATTCTTGTATGAGTTCATCTTCATATTTGTCTGCTAACTTCTCACTCATCTTTTCATCTAAAATTATATTGTCACTTATATAATCTTGATAATGTCCAATTTCATGTGCTAATATTCTTAAAATATTTAAATCACTATCAAAAAGTGACATTTCTTTTTTTAATTGTTCATAGCTATGTGTGGAAACGACTATTCTTGGATACTTAAATAAAGATTTGGGATATTGGAAGTAACCATAAGAATCTTCGAGTTCTTTATGCGTAATATGAATATTAACTTTTAAAGGGAATTCCAATTCTTTTTTAATGAAATTTCTAAATTGTACAAAAGCCTTCTTTAAATGAGCACTTATTTCAGAATCAAACTTCAACGTAAGTCCATCTTTATAAAGTGTAGAACTATTATTATGACAAAATAAATATTTGTAAGTTAAATAATAACTGTATTTTCTAATGTTATATTCAAATCGGTCAAAATGATCAATGAGTTCTTTATGTGTAACTTTTTCGTACTCTAAAGTATAGAATTGTGCGATATGATAATTTAAATCATATAAAATTTCAGAAAGTGCATATTCCAATCTGTTTACAATAATGTTATTGCTCTTCTTAGCCACAAGACATTCTTCAATATTATATAAAGAATAATATATATGACGATTATCAAAGTCTACTTGGCAATCTGAAAGATAACCATAAGAACTTATTGGAGCATCATGGATAATAATTTTAATGCTTTGATTTAATATGTTATTTCTATTTATCCATTTAATATAATTATTGATGCTTTGAACTATACTTATGTGATTACTTTTATTTATTACTGTTATTTTATTCATCTTCATCATCCTCAAACACTTCTTACAATAAATTATCTATACATTCCAAATATTGTCAATTGAATCTCGCAACCTTTCATGACATTTGTCATATGATATTCGTGACAGTTTGTACTTATAACGGGTGGTGTGATTTTTTATAATATAGGTAACTTATAAAGGACGGTGATGATTGTGATTGATGTTCAAAATGTAACGAAAATCTATAATCAGACAAAAGTTGTGAGTGATGTTTCTTTTCAAATTAATGAGGGTGAATGTACGGCTTTAATTGGTCCGAATGGTGCTGGTAAGTCTACTTTGATTGATATGATTATTGGGGACAGACATCCTAATGACGGGCAAATTATTAGTGATAATCAACAATTAGATAAGAAGCGGATGGGTATTTTGTTTCAAACGACGGCTTTTCCGGATGTGATGAAAGTTAAGGAGTTGTTTTATCTTTTTAAGTCTTTTTATAAAGATACGATTTCGATAGAAACTTTTAAAGAAATTACTCGATTTGATAATGATAAACTTGAACAATTTGCTGCTAAATTATCTGGTGGTGAACGCAGAATATTGGATTTTACATTATCTATTATTGGGAAACCGGACTTTGTCATTTTGGATGAGCCGACAAGTGCGATGGATACTGAAATGAGAAAGCATTTTTGGAAAGTGATTGAGGAAATGAAACAAGAAGGTAAAACGATATTTTATACTTCTCATTATATTGAGGAAGTTGAAAGAATGGCTGACCGTGTTGTTGTACTTAATAAAGGTGAGCTTGTTATGGATAGTACACCAAGAGCGATACGTCATAGCGAAAATAAAACGATGATTCAAATTCCTTTATCGAAAAAAGAAGTGGTGAATATTCTTAAAAATGTTTCGGTTGAAGCATCTAAAGATATGCTCATCATTACGACTGAAGATGTAAATCCTGTTATTAAAGCATTTATAGACTATGGCATTGATTTTAATGAGGTAGAAATTATTAAAGAGTCATTGATGGATACGATCTTTTCAAAAAATGAAGAAAGGGTTTGATGAGATATGTTATGGGCGTATTTTAAATCTGAATTGTTATTGTTAACTAGAAAAAAATCATATTTAATACTTTCGATTATGTTGCCGTTAGTATTTTATTTAATATTCACAGCACTATTGGATTTACCTAAAGAATACGAAGCTAAATTTTATAAAGAATATATGTTTAGTATGGCGACGTTCAGTTTAAGTAGTTTCTGTATCATGACATTTCCATTAGAGATGATAGAAGATAAGAAAATAGGATGGTCTAAAAATTTATTCAAAACACCTTTATCACCAAGTTATTACTATGTAGGGAAAGTAATGAAACTCATGTGCATGTTTTGTTTAGCCATTATCGCATTATTTTTAACAGGTGCTTTTTATAAAGGTGTTGAAATGTCAGCAGGTGAATGGATTGGCTCAGGATTGATGTTATGGGTTGGATCTAGCATGTTTTTATCAATGGGTGTTCTTATATCTCAAATTAAAGATATCCAAAAAGCTAGTGCTATTGCGAATATCATATATTTAGGGTTTGCTGTATTGGGAGGACTTTGGTTCCCAACAGATCAGTTTCCAGATTGGCTAAAGCACGTATCGTATGCAACACCTACTTATAATTTAAGAGAACTTTCTTTATCTGTGACAACTCAAGGTGGTATACACTTTGTTTCACTTCTTATATTGGCAATTTATTGTATACTGTTTATAAGTATTGCGTTGATTATACGTAAAAAGACGGAAGTGGTTTAATGACATTAATAGAAAGAATTAAAGAGAATCCTATAGGTTCATCAAACTTAATTTATCTCATCTTTCCGATATTGAGTTTAACAGTACTTGGTTATAAAGGATCTTTATGGAGCGGTATATTGGTTACCGCTCTATTTACGATAAGTTACTTAATGATGATTTATGTAGATTTATCTAAAAGGCGCATGCTTAGAAGAATACTTTTAATGGTTCATTTTTTAGGTATATTTTATTTTGTAGATTTTTTTAATGCTTCACATTTATTATTCTTTTTCTATGCAGCTTATATTATTCCATATGTCTTTCAAACTAAAATGAAATCTATCGAAGTATTAATGTATATTGTGTCGTTTATGATTGCTATTTATATTATTGCGGTTGATCATAGAGACTATTTAATTATTATGATACCTATGAGTATTGTCATTATATTTATTCTGTTTGGAAATTTTAAAGCGTTAGAATCTGAACAGTTAAAAGAAGAAATTAGAAGTAAAAATGAACATATCAATACGTTAATTGCTGAACAAGAGCGAAATCGAATCGGACAAGATTTACACGATACGTTAGGTCATGTATTTGCGAGTTTAAGTATTAAATCTGAACTTGCGATGAAATTAGTGGATAAAGATATTGATAAAGCGAAAGAAGAAATGGCGTCTGTGAATGAATTATCTAAAGAAGCACTTGTTAAAGTAAGAGCAATTGTAGATGATTTAAAGTTGCAATCTTTTGAAGAAGAAGTGAAGACGATGGAAACATTGTTAGAAAATGCAAACTTATCGTTTGAATTTAACAATGCTGACAGAGCTCAATCACTCAGTCCAACTCGACAATCAGCCCTGTCAATGATTTTGAGAGAAGCGGTTAACAATGTCATTAAGCATGCACAGGCTACTAAAGTAACGGGTGAAATCGTTGAAGAAAATAAACATTTAACATTGGTAATCATAGATGACGGCATAGGTATGAAACACATTGATGAAGATGATTTTAAGAGTATCAAATATCGTGTTCATGCATTAAATGGCCAATTAAAAGTAAGTAATTTAAGTAAGGGATTAAAAATGACGATCACATTGCCTAGAGGGGATGACACATTATGATATCAATTGTTATAGCAGAAGACCAAGAAATGTTACGGAAAGCCATGGTTCAATTGATGGAACTGAATGATGAATTAAGTATTTTAGGAGACTTTTCAAATGGAGAAGATGCGTTGGAAGGAATTCAAAGTCTTGAACCAGATCTAGCAATACTAGATGTCGAAATGCCTAAAATGACAGGATTAGAAGTATTGAAAAAAGTAAAAGATTCAAACTTAAATACGAAAGTCATCATCGTTACAACTTTTAAAAGACCTGGATATTTTGAAAGTGCAGTAGCAAACGATGTTGATGCATACGTATTGAAAGAACGATCAATCGATGAACTCGTTGAAACAATTAAAAATGTGATGGACGGTAAGAAAGAATATAGTGAATCTTTAATGACATCAATGTTTAAAGATAGAAATCCATTAAGCCCGAAAGAACAACTCGTATTAAAAGAAATAGGCAAAGGCTTATCCAGTAAAGAAATATCAAAAGAATTATATTTATCAGACGGCACAATTAGAAACTATACATCGATAATTATAGATAAATTAGAAGCAGATAACCGATTTGACGCATGGCAGAAAGCAATCGAAAAAGATGGATATAGATAGGTGCAAGGGTAGTAGAGGTAAGTAGAGCTTAGTGGGGAATTTCTGGACCGATACGAAAATTTACCGGTCCATAAACGAGAAATATGGACCGATAAAAGTCAAGTCCATATGTTTGTGTAATATCTTTAGAATGTAATCAACCTTTGGTTTTTTAATGAATCGAACAACTATATTTGTTTTGAAGTTTAAACAGATATAGTTGTTTGATCACTACTTATTTTTTAAAAAATAAGTAGCTTAATTAAGCGATAAATGGTCTGTTAGACTTATCAAATCTTTCTTGAATATCCATAAGTACTGCGCCAATTAATCTAAAAGCTGAATCTAGATTAGGGAATGTTTTAACTATTTTTTCTCGTTTTCTGAGTTGCATATTAATATTTTCAACTGAATTAGTAGTTCTTAGATTTTTATGATGTTGAGCAGGAAATCTATAGAATTGTGAGGCATCTTCGAAGCCTTCATCCAATATTTTAATAGCTTCCACATACTTAGGATTACTTTCATATTGTGCAATGAATTCATCTTTGAGCTGAACAGCGTGACGATATGTTGGTGCTTGGAATATTGATTTAAGTAACATTCTAGCTTCTTTAGAGTTCTTTTTAGGAAATCTCTCTACAATATTTTTAAGAAAATGGAATGTACAACGTTGCCAAGATGAATCAATAAACTGTGACTTAATAGATTTAATAAGTCCAGAATGCGCATCAGAGATAATAAGTTCAGGTGTTGTTAAACCACGCATTCTTAAGTCTTCAAAAAACTCTGACCAAGCTAATTCTGACTCTTGATTAGAAATTTTAAAGCCAATAATGTCGCGTTTTCTATTTTCGTTGATACCCATAGCGATATAAACACCTTTAGAAACAATTTTATTATTCTCTCTTACCTTAATGTGCATAGCATCAACAAATACATACTTATACTGATGACTAACAATAGGTCTACCAGCCCATTCTTTAATTTCAGGATCTAGGTTTTTTATTACGCCTGAAACAGTTGATTTAGACACAGATTTTCCCGTTAGGGATTCCACAATTTTATTAACATTTCTAGTTGAAACACCATTAATGTATGCTTCTGTCATCGCTAAAATAAGCGATTGGTCAGAACGCGAATATTGATTAAATACTTCAGTTGTAAATTCACCGTCACGTGTTCTTGGAACTTTTAATGTCAGATTGCCAATAGGCATCAGGAAATCACGCTCATAATAGCCATTACGTTGTGCGTTTCTTCCTGAATTCTTTTGTTTATATCCAGCATTAACATACTTGTCTCTTTCCATTTCCATGTATGCATTTATGACAGTCATAGCTATTGTTTTCATAGACGCATTCATATCACTTCCAAAAATAGCACTTGCCAATTCTTCATAATCTAAGTTAACATTTAATTGAGTCATATATAGTCACCTCTACAATTTTTTCTTAGTCGATTACATTGTACCAAAGTGAGCTATATGTGGCTCTTTTTTTATTACACAATTATATGGACATATTCCCGATAAAAATAAATATCGACCCGAAAACGGGATTTTCAGTCCGATAAAAATAAATATCGACCCGAAAACGAGATTTACAGTCCGATAAAATAAAATATGATGTGAACCCAAATATTTGAACTAAACAAATCAAAATATTGGGGTGCATTCTAATGAGGAAAAAATATGAATTTAAATTCAAACTAAAACTTGTAAAAGAATATTTAGAAGGACATCAAAGTTATAGAACAATTGCTTTAAAATATGGTATTTCAAGTTGGTCTGTCCTTCGGATTTGGGTCAATCAATATAAAGAGTTTGGAGAAGAAGGTTTAGAAATAAAAAGTAGAAATACTGTTTATACTAGCGAATTTAAATTATCTGTTTTAAAATTTAGACAAGAAAATATGTTGTCTTATCAAGATACTGCGAATCACTTTAGAATTATTAATCCTATTATCATTGCCAATTGGCAACATCAATTTGATGAAAAGTGTCGTCTTGATATAGATAATAAACAAAAGGGACGATCTCACACTATGACTAAAAAACGATCTAAATCAGATAATAAAAATTTACCTTTAAATGAAAATGAACGTGAAGAACTTGAAAGACTTAGAAATGAAAATGAGACGTTAAAGGCAGGTATAGCTTATCAAAAAAAGTTACAAGCCTTGACCGACATTTACGGAAGCAAAAATCAGAAATAGTAAAGGTCATTAAGGAACTAAATGAAACATATAATATACGATTAAGTATCTTATTTAAAGTCGCTCAAATAGCTAAATCTGTATAC encodes:
- a CDS encoding IS256 family transposase, coding for MTQLNVNLDYEELASAIFGSDMNASMKTIAMTVINAYMEMERDKYVNAGYKQKNSGRNAQRNGYYERDFLMPIGNLTLKVPRTRDGEFTTEVFNQYSRSDQSLILAMTEAYINGVSTRNVNKIVESLTGKSVSKSTVSGVIKNLDPEIKEWAGRPIVSHQYKYVFVDAMHIKVRENNKIVSKGVYIAMGINENRKRDIIGFKISNQESELAWSEFFEDLRMRGLTTPELIISDAHSGLIKSIKSQFIDSSWQRCTFHFLKNIVERFPKKNSKEARMLLKSIFQAPTYRHAVQLKDEFIAQYESNPKYVEAIKILDEGFEDASQFYRFPAQHHKNLRTTNSVENINMQLRKREKIVKTFPNLDSAFRLIGAVLMDIQERFDKSNRPFIA
- a CDS encoding transposase — protein: MRKKYEFKFKLKLVKEYLEGHQSYRTIALKYGISSWSVLRIWVNQYKEFGEEGLEIKSRNTVYTSEFKLSVLKFRQENMLSYQDTANHFRIINPIIIANWQHQFDEKCRLDIDNKQKGRSHTMTKKRSKSDNKNLPLNENEREELERLRNENETLKAGIAYQKKLQALTDIYGSKNQK